The DNA sequence TCTATACGCTGGGCGCGGCCCTGGGCCTGCTGGGGTTGGCGGCGGCGCTGTACCATCCGGCGGGGCTCTCTCTCATCGCGCGGCGGGTGGGCTCGGTCGAGAAGGCGATGGCGTACCACGGCATCTTCGGGACGCTGGGGCTCTCGCTCGGGCCGGTGGTCGCGGGCGCCATAACGGCGGGCGCGGGATGGCGGTGGCCGTACGTGGCCTTCGCCGCGGCCCTGGCCGCGCTGGGCACAGCCTTCGCGGGCCTGGCGGGCCGCGGCGGCTCGAGCCCCGCCGGCCGCCCGGCGGCGGCGCCCTCCCTTCCGCAGAAGACGCTCTTGGGCGGCCTTCTTCTCTTCTACGTCATCGCCGTGATGAACGGCTTCATCTTCCACGGCGCGACGACGTTCCTGCCGACGCGGCTGGCGACCGTCAAGAACCTCTTCGTCGGCAACGTGATGACGACGGCGGCGCTGCTGTTGGGGATAGCGGGGCAATACGTCGGCGGCCTGTTGGCCTCGCGCTGGCGCTACGAGCTTATCCTCGCCGGCTCCTTCCTGTTCTCGGGCGCGGCGCTGGTGCTACTGGGGACGTTCCAGGGGGCGTTCCTGTTCGCGCCGGCGCTGGCGTACGGCTTCGCCCACTTCTCGACGCAGCCGGTGACGAACACGTTGGTGTCGCGGCTGACGTCGAGCCGGCGCCAGGGCATCGCGTTCGGCGTTAATTTCTTCCTGGCTTTCGGCCTGGGCTCTTTCGGCACCGGCGTCGTGGGGTACGTGGGCGAGAAGTTCGCGCTGAGCCGGGCGTTCAGCCTCCTCGGCCTCGTCGGCCTGGCGGCGGTACCGCTCTCGTTCGCGTTGTGGTACCTGCGCCGGCGCGCGGCCGCGGGGCCGCCGATACGCGACGCCTTCACGGACGCTCCCGGTTAGATTACCCTCGAAGGAATGCAAAGATAAGGCCGGAGGGGGGAAAGTTTATTTTTCGCCGACGACACACGTTAACCACGCGAACCGGGCCAGGGGGCGAAAACGCCTTAGCGCGCGGGTTTCCCACTCTACGATGCGCCGGAGCCAGCCGCGCGGCAACGGGACGAAGCAGCCCAGCGGCGTCAATAGATGGAATTCACGGTGCTCATATCGTGAAAACGCGGGCGCGTACGACTCGAGCTCGTCGTACGTCAAGTAACCGATGTGCCTTACCCACCTGAAACCGCGCCGATGGCGTAGGAACCTAACGACGGCCGCGAACGGGTTCAGCTTCATATTCTCCAACAGCCATACGTACCCCCCCGGCGCCAGTATGCGCAGCATTTCCTCCAGCGCCGTTTCTTTTTCCAATACCGTGAACACCGCTTTCGTAAAAACGATATCGAAACTCCCGTCCTTAAACGGCAGCCTTTCGCCGCGAAAACGAACCAAGCAAAAAACGGGCCGGCCCCTTCCCCGTGACTCCGCGACCGCTAAAGAAATGTCGCCGCCGACGACCCAAGCCCCGCGTTGCGCGAACCACGAACACATCCGCCCCCGCCGGCACCCGATTTCCAACACCTTCTTCCCCTCGAAGTCGGGGCCCACCCGCGACAGGCCGAATAAAAAAGGTGCCTCCCAGAACCGCGGCTTCCATTCCAGATAATAGTCGAGCGATTCTCGCGCCAACGTTCCCTCTTATCTGCCGCCGCCCGGGCGATGGCTTATCGCGCTTCTCCGCCCTTGGCCTTTTTACGGAGTCGCCTTATCGCGCGCCGGTACTTAATCAGGTCGGTGATGCCGGGGCGAGTGTAGAGGCGGCTGGGCGCGCCCTCCTTGTCCACGGTCGGGAGGGGTCGGCCGGCGTCGAGGTCGGCGATTACCCGTTCCACGTCCGGCAGGCCGTCGAGTATGGCCTTGTGGCCGACGTACGCGTACGGCTCCGACGACGGGTCCGCGTCGCGCACCCGCCCCTGGAGTATGACGGGGCCGGTGTCGAAGCCGGCGTCCATTTTGATGAGCGAGTAACCTAGCTTGTCCAACTCCCCGTTTACAATGGTGTATAGAGGGCTGTGGAAGCCGCGGTACTCGGGCGTGAAGCCCTCGTGCCACAGGAACGTACCGTACCGCGGCGCCTCATATATAAACGGTTTCACGTACGCGTC is a window from the bacterium genome containing:
- a CDS encoding MFS transporter; the encoded protein is MTMVTFAAVLTPMRESVGAGLFAISLVGNVSYFAFGLSAPASGFLADRIGSRRVLTICCFAMAAACVAVALSRNIYTLGAALGLLGLAAALYHPAGLSLIARRVGSVEKAMAYHGIFGTLGLSLGPVVAGAITAGAGWRWPYVAFAAALAALGTAFAGLAGRGGSSPAGRPAAAPSLPQKTLLGGLLLFYVIAVMNGFIFHGATTFLPTRLATVKNLFVGNVMTTAALLLGIAGQYVGGLLASRWRYELILAGSFLFSGAALVLLGTFQGAFLFAPALAYGFAHFSTQPVTNTLVSRLTSSRRQGIAFGVNFFLAFGLGSFGTGVVGYVGEKFALSRAFSLLGLVGLAAVPLSFALWYLRRRAAAGPPIRDAFTDAPG
- a CDS encoding class I SAM-dependent methyltransferase, with translation MARESLDYYLEWKPRFWEAPFLFGLSRVGPDFEGKKVLEIGCRRGRMCSWFAQRGAWVVGGDISLAVAESRGRGRPVFCLVRFRGERLPFKDGSFDIVFTKAVFTVLEKETALEEMLRILAPGGYVWLLENMKLNPFAAVVRFLRHRRGFRWVRHIGYLTYDELESYAPAFSRYEHREFHLLTPLGCFVPLPRGWLRRIVEWETRALRRFRPLARFAWLTCVVGEK
- a CDS encoding formyltransferase family protein; this encodes MLRTAFLGNRNAFNILLADWLAQRTDLRVVIWASADYWARTWRGRFRFFRRRARKYSAVKALDELLFYIFYHTFMRHKEARYMNRMVDDFRAEHGVPAGFEPKRLFNVADVNAAEIREALAAEEVDAMFADCLDAYVKPFIYEAPRYGTFLWHEGFTPEYRGFHSPLYTIVNGELDKLGYSLIKMDAGFDTGPVILQGRVRDADPSSEPYAYVGHKAILDGLPDVERVIADLDAGRPLPTVDKEGAPSRLYTRPGITDLIKYRRAIRRLRKKAKGGEAR